A part of Gossypium hirsutum isolate 1008001.06 chromosome A07, Gossypium_hirsutum_v2.1, whole genome shotgun sequence genomic DNA contains:
- the LOC107952806 gene encoding heterogeneous nuclear ribonucleoprotein 1 isoform X2: MSENGKLFIGGISWDTNEQRLKEYFDSYGEVVEAVIMKDRTTGRARGFGFVVFADPAVSDRVIKEKHNIDGRMVEAKKAVPRDEQNIMSRSTSSIHGSLGPGRARKIFVGGLASTVTESDFKKYFDQFGNITDVVVMYDHNTQRPRGFGFISYDSEEAVDQVLLKKFHELNGKMVEVKRAVPKELSLVSSRSSLGGFNNGMNSVNSFLNGYAQGFTPTNVGGYGLGMDGRFSPIASGRSGFPPFGSGYGMGMNFEPGLNPNFGNSANFSSNMSYGRGVSPYYIGNTNRFGSPIGYDGRSGGNTSFFRSMTRNLLGNGGINYNTNVVSSSACMGSGSGSIAGSVFGNRINWGSSGSPSHGGGTDVFSNSLNFGYASGYNRFGLETAGYGRNNGTNLVATSSYAASNGGYDGAFVDLYSGASVYGDTSWRSSMFERDGFHSFGYGLGSATSDVLGKSSPTYVGGYSVSKRQENREKERNCKPYLASSGIL, from the exons ATGTCTGAAAATGGTAAACTATTTATCGGTGGGATATCTTGGGACACCAATGAACAGCGTCTCAAAGAGTATTTCGATAGTTATGGTGAAGTGGTAGAGGCAGTGATCATGAAGGATCGGACCACAGGGCGTGCTCGTGGTTTTGGTTTCGTTGTTTTCGCCGACCCAGCTGTTTCTGATAGAGTCATCAAGGAGAAACACAACATTGATGGCAGGATG GTTGAGGCAAAGAAGGCAGTTCCTAGGGATGAGCAAAACATTATGAGTAGAAGCACTAGCAGCATCCATGGTTCTCTAGGTCCAGGCCGGGCAAGAAAGATTTTTGTTGGAGGTTTAGCATCTACAGTCACAGAGAGTGACTTTAAAAAGTATTTTGATCAGTTTGGAAATATAACAGATGTAGTGGTGATGTATGATCATAACACCCAAAGGCCTAGGGGTTTTGGATTCATTTCTTATGATTCAGAAGAAGCAGTGGACCAAGTGTTGCTAAAAAAATTCCATGAACTGAACGGTAAAATGGTTGAGGTCAAAAGAGCAGTTCCCAAAGAATTATCACTTGTTTCTAGTCGTAGTTCCCTTGGTGGATTTAACAATGGTATGAATAGTGTCAACAGCTTTCTTAATGGCTATGCTCAAGGATTTACTCCAACCAATGTTGGAGGTTATGGACTTGGGATGGATGGTAGATTCAGTCCAATTGCTAGTGGTCGAAGCGGGTTTCCTCCTTTTGGTTCTGGTTATGGAATGGGCATGAACTTTGAGCCAGGGTTGAACCCAAATTTTGGAAATAGTGCAAATTTTAGTAGTAATATGAGCTATGGACGAGGAGTAAGCCCTTACTATATTGGAAATACAAATAGATTCGGTAGTCCTATTGGGTATGATGGAAGAAGTGGAGGTAATACTTCCTTTTTCAGATCAATGACCCGTAATCTTTTAGGAAATGGGGGGATCAATTATAACACAAATGTTGTTAGTTCAAGTGCATGTATGGGATCTGGAAGCGGGAGTATAGCAGGAAGTGTCTTTGGGAACAGGATTAATTGGGGTTCTTCTGGAAGTCCCAGTCATGGTGGAGGGACTGATGTTTTTAGCAATAGTCTGAATTTCGGCTATGCAAGTGGTTATAATAGATTTGGACTGGAAACAGCAGGGTATGGAAGAAATAATGGGACCAATCTAGTggcaacatcatcatatgcagCATCAAATGGTGGCTATGATGGAGCCTTTGTGGATCTGTATAGTGGTGCTTCAGTTTATGGGGATACTTCTTGGAGATCATCAATGTTTGAGCGAGATGGTTTTCATTCATTTGGGTATGGACTAGGTAGTGCCACTTCTGACGTTTTGGGCAAAAGTTCTCCTACTTATGTCGGAGGTTATAGCGTTAGTAAGAGACAAGAAAATAGAG AAAAAGAGCGTAACTGCAAACCCTACTTGGCCAGCAGTGGAATATTGTAA
- the LOC107952806 gene encoding heterogeneous nuclear ribonucleoprotein 1 isoform X1 has product MSENGKLFIGGISWDTNEQRLKEYFDSYGEVVEAVIMKDRTTGRARGFGFVVFADPAVSDRVIKEKHNIDGRMVEAKKAVPRDEQNIMSRSTSSIHGSLGPGRARKIFVGGLASTVTESDFKKYFDQFGNITDVVVMYDHNTQRPRGFGFISYDSEEAVDQVLLKKFHELNGKMVEVKRAVPKELSLVSSRSSLGGFNNGMNSVNSFLNGYAQGFTPTNVGGYGLGMDGRFSPIASGRSGFPPFGSGYGMGMNFEPGLNPNFGNSANFSSNMSYGRGVSPYYIGNTNRFGSPIGYDGRSGGNTSFFRSMTRNLLGNGGINYNTNVVSSSACMGSGSGSIAGSVFGNRINWGSSGSPSHGGGTDVFSNSLNFGYASGYNRFGLETAGYGRNNGTNLVATSSYAASNGGYDGAFVDLYSGASVYGDTSWRSSMFERDGFHSFGYGLGSATSDVLGKSSPTYVGGYSVSKRQENRGKTCHLASYDHSLNDFRLENLP; this is encoded by the exons ATGTCTGAAAATGGTAAACTATTTATCGGTGGGATATCTTGGGACACCAATGAACAGCGTCTCAAAGAGTATTTCGATAGTTATGGTGAAGTGGTAGAGGCAGTGATCATGAAGGATCGGACCACAGGGCGTGCTCGTGGTTTTGGTTTCGTTGTTTTCGCCGACCCAGCTGTTTCTGATAGAGTCATCAAGGAGAAACACAACATTGATGGCAGGATG GTTGAGGCAAAGAAGGCAGTTCCTAGGGATGAGCAAAACATTATGAGTAGAAGCACTAGCAGCATCCATGGTTCTCTAGGTCCAGGCCGGGCAAGAAAGATTTTTGTTGGAGGTTTAGCATCTACAGTCACAGAGAGTGACTTTAAAAAGTATTTTGATCAGTTTGGAAATATAACAGATGTAGTGGTGATGTATGATCATAACACCCAAAGGCCTAGGGGTTTTGGATTCATTTCTTATGATTCAGAAGAAGCAGTGGACCAAGTGTTGCTAAAAAAATTCCATGAACTGAACGGTAAAATGGTTGAGGTCAAAAGAGCAGTTCCCAAAGAATTATCACTTGTTTCTAGTCGTAGTTCCCTTGGTGGATTTAACAATGGTATGAATAGTGTCAACAGCTTTCTTAATGGCTATGCTCAAGGATTTACTCCAACCAATGTTGGAGGTTATGGACTTGGGATGGATGGTAGATTCAGTCCAATTGCTAGTGGTCGAAGCGGGTTTCCTCCTTTTGGTTCTGGTTATGGAATGGGCATGAACTTTGAGCCAGGGTTGAACCCAAATTTTGGAAATAGTGCAAATTTTAGTAGTAATATGAGCTATGGACGAGGAGTAAGCCCTTACTATATTGGAAATACAAATAGATTCGGTAGTCCTATTGGGTATGATGGAAGAAGTGGAGGTAATACTTCCTTTTTCAGATCAATGACCCGTAATCTTTTAGGAAATGGGGGGATCAATTATAACACAAATGTTGTTAGTTCAAGTGCATGTATGGGATCTGGAAGCGGGAGTATAGCAGGAAGTGTCTTTGGGAACAGGATTAATTGGGGTTCTTCTGGAAGTCCCAGTCATGGTGGAGGGACTGATGTTTTTAGCAATAGTCTGAATTTCGGCTATGCAAGTGGTTATAATAGATTTGGACTGGAAACAGCAGGGTATGGAAGAAATAATGGGACCAATCTAGTggcaacatcatcatatgcagCATCAAATGGTGGCTATGATGGAGCCTTTGTGGATCTGTATAGTGGTGCTTCAGTTTATGGGGATACTTCTTGGAGATCATCAATGTTTGAGCGAGATGGTTTTCATTCATTTGGGTATGGACTAGGTAGTGCCACTTCTGACGTTTTGGGCAAAAGTTCTCCTACTTATGTCGGAGGTTATAGCGTTAGTAAGAGACAAGAAAATAGAGGTAAGACTTGTCACTTAGCATCCTATGATCATTCTTTAAACGATTTTAGATTGGAGAATTTGCCATAA